The sequence GATGCCTTCGCCAAACTCTTCGTTGAAGAGGTTGGAGTAGGCCTGGATCTTGCGCAGTGGCTCGCGCAGGTCGTGCGAGGCGGCGTAGGCAAACTCCTGCAGGTAGTCGTTGCGCGCCTGCAGCTCGCGCGCGTAATTGCGGAGCTGCTTTTCGTCGTCTTTCTGCGCCTGGATATCCGTCATGCTGCCGACCCATTCCAGCACGCTGGCCTCCCCGCGCAGCAGGGGCAGGGCTTTGACGGCAAAGTAGCGGTAGCGGCGGATCTGCTGGCACCAGAGGCGGCACTCGGCAGCAAACGCCTTTACCTCATGGAGCGAGTCTTTCCACTCGCGCAGGAAGTGCTCGGCGTCGTCTTCATGGATCATGCGGTGCCAGCCCAGGCCGGCGGCGTCTTCTTCGCTCTGGCCTGTGTATTCCTGCCAGGAGGGTTGCGGCTCCACGAAGTTGCCCGCCTTGTCGGTCGTCCAGATGATCGAGGCGGCAGCTTCGGTCAACATGCGCAGGCGGCGCTCGTTCAGGGCCAGCTCTCGGCTGGAGGCGGCCTCCCGCTTCAGCGCTTCGCGCAGGGCAGAGTTGACGTCTTCCAGCTCTTGGGTGCGGTTTTTTACGCGCTGCTCCAGGCGCTCGTTGGCCTGCTCGATCTGGAGCTGGGTGGTCTTGCGGTCATGGATGTCGGTGAGGGTGCCGACGAGGCGGGAGACGACACCTTTTTCGTCGCGCAAGGTCCGCCCGACGCAGTTGAACCAGCGCCAGTTGTCGCCGCAGCGCAGGCGCATTTCGAGCCCCAGCTGGTCGTTGGCCTCGGTCGCGTTGTTGACGCGCTCGAGCACCACCGGCCGGTCGTCGGGGTGGATGAAGAGCAGGGCCTTCTGGAAGCGCTCGGGCCGCTCTTCTTCCGGGATGCGGAGCAGGTGGAGCGCCTGGTCGGAAAACCAGATTTCGCCGGTCTTGAGGTTGTAGAAGTCCCAGACGATATCGTTGGAAGCGTCGAGGGCCAGCTCGAGGCGTTCCTTGGTGTAGCGGAGCTCCTGCTCGGTCTCGTGCTGTTCGTGGATGTCGTCCAGCGTGCCCATACCCCGGATGCGCCCGTCGTGCTCGCGCAGCATGATCGCCCGGATGCGGAACCAGCGGTAGCCTCGGTCGCGGGTATTCAGGCGGAGATCGATGCTGCGCCCGCCGCCGCTCCGGATGTGGCCTTCCACCGTTTCATCCAGGCGCAAGCGGTCGTCGGGGTGGACGTGGCTTTTGACCCAGTTGGCAGTCGCGGGCAGGGACTGCGGCTCGTAGCCGAGCAGCTGGTAATACCGGTCCGACCACCACATGTCGTCGCTTTCGACATCGGGCCAGTCCCACAGGCCCTCGTGGATCGAGGCCATCGCCAGCTCCAGCCGCTGATGCTCCTGCAGGCCGTGCACAGCGGAGGTTTCGCTGGATTTGACGAGCACGCCGTCGTCGCAAGGGGCGGCCTTCATCAGGTAACGCACGTCCCGATAGGTGCAGACGCGCTCGTGCTGTTGGCGGGTTTGCTGCACTTCCTCCAGCAGGGCGAACATCTGGTTGGCCTCGGCATCGGAAGCGCAGGTGCCGATGACGGTGCCAAATTCGAGGCCGAATTTGTTGATCGCGACCTGGGAAGCCCACTTCACCGTCCACTCGTCGCGCTCGGGCGTGTGCACGACCAGAAACAGCGCTTCGTCGCTCAGGTTGAGAAGCGCGGCGGACCAAGTCTGGTTTTGGCTGCTCACGGGAGGTTTACCCATTGCTGCTACCACTCCATCAGATCGACCATTGTGGCTGCCTCCTTAGCCCGGTGAAAGGAGAAAGGGTGCCCGTTTGGCGGGCGAAAGGCGAAGGCCCCCGATGATTGACAATAATTGCGGCCGTACGCCATGCTAAAAGCTCCTTTCTGACTGCCATGAACCGCGTTTATATCAAGACTTACGGCTGCCAAATGAACGAGCGCGACTCGGAAGCGGTGGCCGAAATGTTGCGTGGCCGCGGCTATTCGATCGTCGAAAGCGAGCACGATGCGGATGTGGTGCTGCTCAACACCTGCGCCGTGCGCGACCAGGCGGAGCAAAAGGCGATCGGCAAGGCCGGGCACCTCGTGCGCCGTAAGCGCGCCAATCCCAACTTTGTCGTAGGCGTAATGGGCTGCATGGCGCAGAATCGCGGCGAAGAGCTCGTCGACCGCCTGCCCGACCTCGATTTGCTGGTGGGCACCCAGAAGTTTCACCGTGTGCCGGACTTGCTCGACCGCATGATCGCTACCCAACGCGGCCTTGGCCCCCGCCCGGAGACGCTGGTGGAGCTGGCCGAGGAGGCTGGCAGCGAAGAGACGATCAAGGGCCACAGCCAGGGCGAGCGGCAGGTCAGCGCCTTCGTCAGCATCATGCAGGGCTGTAACATGCACTGCAGCTTTTGCATCGTCCCCAAGACACGCGGCGCCGAGCGCTACCGCTCGATGGACGCCATTTGCGCCGAAATCGAAGGCCTGGTGGCCAACGGCACCAAGGAAGTGACGCTGCTGGGCCAGATCGTGAACAGCTACGGTATGCGCCAGATCCCTTATCGCGACGGCATCAGCCCCTTTGTGCAGCTGCTGGAGCGCGTCAATGCGATCGACGGCTTGGAGCGCATCCGCTTCACCTCCCCCCACCCGCGCGGCTTCCAGCGCGACTTGGTGGAGGCCTATGGGCGTCTGGAAAAGCTGATGCCTTACGTGCACCTGCCTCTCC comes from Verrucomicrobiota bacterium JB022 and encodes:
- a CDS encoding PAS domain-containing protein, whose product is MGKPPVSSQNQTWSAALLNLSDEALFLVVHTPERDEWTVKWASQVAINKFGLEFGTVIGTCASDAEANQMFALLEEVQQTRQQHERVCTYRDVRYLMKAAPCDDGVLVKSSETSAVHGLQEHQRLELAMASIHEGLWDWPDVESDDMWWSDRYYQLLGYEPQSLPATANWVKSHVHPDDRLRLDETVEGHIRSGGGRSIDLRLNTRDRGYRWFRIRAIMLREHDGRIRGMGTLDDIHEQHETEQELRYTKERLELALDASNDIVWDFYNLKTGEIWFSDQALHLLRIPEEERPERFQKALLFIHPDDRPVVLERVNNATEANDQLGLEMRLRCGDNWRWFNCVGRTLRDEKGVVSRLVGTLTDIHDRKTTQLQIEQANERLEQRVKNRTQELEDVNSALREALKREAASSRELALNERRLRMLTEAAASIIWTTDKAGNFVEPQPSWQEYTGQSEEDAAGLGWHRMIHEDDAEHFLREWKDSLHEVKAFAAECRLWCQQIRRYRYFAVKALPLLRGEASVLEWVGSMTDIQAQKDDEKQLRNYARELQARNDYLQEFAYAASHDLREPLRKIQAYSNLFNEEFGEGIAEEGRGYLTSMQRAAERMEKLIDDLLQYSRASTASFEPEQVDLQQILGEVYEVLEFAVREAEAQITIGELPSVPGQPTLLRQLFQNLISNALKYRRNEVPPRIEVLARTEVEPPEPGGGPKAWHVITVRDNGIGFDPKHAERIFKPFRRLHTRQQYEGTGIGLAICRRIVERHRGRIEATGRPDQGATFTLHLPAF
- the miaB gene encoding tRNA (N6-isopentenyl adenosine(37)-C2)-methylthiotransferase MiaB, with the protein product MNRVYIKTYGCQMNERDSEAVAEMLRGRGYSIVESEHDADVVLLNTCAVRDQAEQKAIGKAGHLVRRKRANPNFVVGVMGCMAQNRGEELVDRLPDLDLLVGTQKFHRVPDLLDRMIATQRGLGPRPETLVELAEEAGSEETIKGHSQGERQVSAFVSIMQGCNMHCSFCIVPKTRGAERYRSMDAICAEIEGLVANGTKEVTLLGQIVNSYGMRQIPYRDGISPFVQLLERVNAIDGLERIRFTSPHPRGFQRDLVEAYGRLEKLMPYVHLPLQSGSDRVLRIMRRPYTVRRFREIVAQLREVRPDICLSTDVIVGFPGETDDDFAQTQALFDELAFDMAFIFRYSPRPGTKAAEMLDNVPEEVKEARNQALLDILAGHSLACNAALVGTVQPVLVEGPARKGEGIFMGRTPNYRKVLFPASERLVGQIVPVHIHEHSTTIVKGELVLKEDEPEVTVGEALLATD